Proteins encoded together in one Anoplolepis gracilipes unplaced genomic scaffold, ASM4749672v1 Contig19, whole genome shotgun sequence window:
- the LOC140675512 gene encoding uncharacterized protein: protein MSYWCSRALDGLVLASRSSSTSMSLHGKRENPTLLGGCSLWSSGDSGCLLEGPSNRIWLLPPTTGYQQAKADRWEDGTTHPRTAGQSQINSIKTVIEETKYHQMLAEFPDITHSEENRKTTKHSTEHFITTTGQPEATRPRRLAPEKYKAAKLEFDLLLQEGIIRPSKSPWPAPLHMVSKKEGEWRPCGDYRKLNARTRGTIPEIPLGNKDGTTPLPERIKAIEDFLRPNNIKQFRQFLGTINFYRRFIPGAAKEQAILNEALKGPKKKGSTPITWTSEMEQAFHSCKASLSRATLLSHPEPTAELTLTTDASDTAIGAVIHQKQDEQWQPLAFLSKKLNNAQKQYSPPQTVNLRLQPRRITQLTKAGKAVRIHRPILNRHPTSVAGKDNIVADTLSRTQAIERTVSYEALAQAQTEDPELQEILTAGRGLKLTKIQLPGSSTTLYCDCNTPITRPYMPNQLR from the exons CTGTAGTCTCTGGTCGTCTGGCGATTCCGGCTGTCTCCTTGAAGGCCCGTCCAACCGGATCTGG CTATTACCACCCACTACCGGATATCAGCAAGCAAAGGCTGATAGATGGGAAGACGGGACTACACACCCAAGGACGGCAGGCCAGTCACAGATAAACTCAATAAAGACAGTGATAGAAGAGACGAAGTACCACCAGATGTTAGCAGAGTTTCCTGACATAACGCATTCAGAAGAAAACAGGAAAACAACCAAGCACAGTACGGAACACTTCATCACAACAACAGGGCAACCAGAAGCCACACGACCGCGCAGACTAGCcccagaaaaatataaagcagCCAAGTTAGAATTCGACTTGCTACTACAGGAAGGAATTATACGTCCATCCAAAAGCCCATGGCCAGCACCACTGCATATGGTATCCAAAAAAGAAGGAGAATGGAGACCATGCGGAGACTACCGGAAGCTAAACGCCAGGACG CGAGGTACAATTCCTGAGATACCTCTGGGAAACAAAGACGGCACCACACCGTTACCCGAAAGGATTAAAGCAATAGAAGACTTCCTGAGGCCGAACAACATCAAACAATTTCGCCAATTCCTGGGAACCATCAACTTTTACAGACGGTTCATTCCGGGAGCAGCAAAGGAACAAGCGATCCTTAACGAAGCGCTAAAAGGCCCAAAGAAGAAAGGAAGCACACCGATAACATGGACCAGCGAAATGGAACAAGCCTTCCATAGCTGCAAAGCAAGCCTGTCGAGAGCAACACTACTGTCGCACCCAGAACCAACAGCAGAACTTACACTGACAACGGATGCATCAGATACAGCAATCGGAGCGGTGATACACCAAAAACAAGACGAACAATGGCAACCACTGGCATTTCTGAGCAAGAAACTAAACAACGCCCAGAAACAGTACAGCCC ACCACAAACCGTTAATCTACGCCTTCAACCAAGACGCATTACGCAGCTCACCAAAGCAGGCAAGGCAGTTAGAATTCATCGGCCAATTCTCAACAGACATCCGACATCCGTTGCGGGGAAAGACAATATCGTCGCGGACACACTCTCACGAACACAAGCAATAGAGAGAACTGTCAGCTACGAGGCCTTGGCGCAAGCTCAGACAGAAGACCCAGAGCTACAAGAAATCCTGACGGCAGGGCGAGGACTAAAGCTAACAAAGATACAATTACCAGGGAGTTCCACAACGTTGTACTGCGACTGCAACACGCCCATAACACGACCATACATGCCGAATCAACTACGATAA